From the Macaca nemestrina isolate mMacNem1 chromosome 7, mMacNem.hap1, whole genome shotgun sequence genome, one window contains:
- the LOC105487909 gene encoding sperm equatorial segment protein 1 isoform X1 — protein MKSLVLLVALLLWSSSVPAYPSITVSPDEEQNLNHYIQVLENLVLSVPPKEPGREKKSNSPKHVYSIASKGSKFKELITHGDTSTENDVLTNPISEETTTFPTGDFTPEIGMKKHMESTPFWSIKPNNVSIVLHAEEPYIEKEEPEPEPEPTARQTEAPRTLPVVTESSTSPYVTSYKSPVTTSDRSTGIEISTESEDVPQLSGETAIEKSKELTFGKHPESWNNDDILKKILDINSQVQQALLSDTSNPAYREDIEASKEHLKRSLALAAAAEHKLETMYKSQLLSPGQTSNKIDDIETVINMLCNSRSKLYEYLDIKYVPPEMREEAATVFNTLKNMCRSRRVTALLKVY, from the coding sequence gcaTAACTGTGTCACCTGATGAAGAACAAAACTTGAATCATTATATACAAGTTTTAGAGAACCTAGTACTAAGTGTTCCCCCTAAGGAGCCAGGTCGTGAGAAAAAATCTAACTCTCCAAAACATGTTTATTCTATAGCATCGAAGGGATCAAAATTTAAGGAGCTAATTACACATGGAGACACATCAACTGAGAATGATGTTTTAACCAATCCTATCAGTGAAGAAACTACAACTTTCCCTACAGGAGACTTCACACCGGAAATAGGAATGAAAAAACACATGGAAAGTACCCCATTCTGGTCGATCAAACCAAACAATGTTTCCATTGTTTTACATGCAGAGGAACCTTATATTGAAAAGgaagagccagagccagagccagagccaaCTGCAAGACAAACTGAGGCACCAAGAACGTTGCCAGTTGTTACTGAATCATCTACAAGTCCATATGTCACCTCATACAAGTCACCTGTCACTACTTCAGATAGGAGCACTGGCATTGAGATCTCTACAGAATCAGAAGATGTTCCTCAGCTCTCAGGTGAAACTGCAATAGAAAAATCCAAAGAACTAACGTTTGGAAAGCACCCAGAGAGTTGGAATAATgatgacattttgaaaaaaattttagatattAATTCACAAGTGCAACAGGCACTTCTTAGTGACACCAGCAACCCAGCATATAGAGAAGATATTGAAGCCTCCAAAGAGCACCTAAAACGAAGCCTTGCtctagcagcagcagcagaacatAAATTAGAAACAATGTATAAGTCCCAGTTATTGTCACCAGGACAAACAAGTAATAAAATTGATGATATTGAAACTGTTATTAACATGCTGTGTAATTCTAGATCTAAACTCTATGAATATTTAGATATTAAATATGTTCCAccagagatgagagaagaagctgctacagtattcaatacattaaaaaatatgtgtagATCAAGGAGAGTCACAGCCTTACTAAAAGTTTAttaa
- the LOC105487909 gene encoding sperm equatorial segment protein 1 isoform X2: MKSLVLLVALLLWSSSVPAYPTSKGSKFKELITHGDTSTENDVLTNPISEETTTFPTGDFTPEIGMKKHMESTPFWSIKPNNVSIVLHAEEPYIEKEEPEPEPEPTARQTEAPRTLPVVTESSTSPYVTSYKSPVTTSDRSTGIEISTESEDVPQLSGETAIEKSKELTFGKHPESWNNDDILKKILDINSQVQQALLSDTSNPAYREDIEASKEHLKRSLALAAAAEHKLETMYKSQLLSPGQTSNKIDDIETVINMLCNSRSKLYEYLDIKYVPPEMREEAATVFNTLKNMCRSRRVTALLKVY; the protein is encoded by the coding sequence CATCGAAGGGATCAAAATTTAAGGAGCTAATTACACATGGAGACACATCAACTGAGAATGATGTTTTAACCAATCCTATCAGTGAAGAAACTACAACTTTCCCTACAGGAGACTTCACACCGGAAATAGGAATGAAAAAACACATGGAAAGTACCCCATTCTGGTCGATCAAACCAAACAATGTTTCCATTGTTTTACATGCAGAGGAACCTTATATTGAAAAGgaagagccagagccagagccagagccaaCTGCAAGACAAACTGAGGCACCAAGAACGTTGCCAGTTGTTACTGAATCATCTACAAGTCCATATGTCACCTCATACAAGTCACCTGTCACTACTTCAGATAGGAGCACTGGCATTGAGATCTCTACAGAATCAGAAGATGTTCCTCAGCTCTCAGGTGAAACTGCAATAGAAAAATCCAAAGAACTAACGTTTGGAAAGCACCCAGAGAGTTGGAATAATgatgacattttgaaaaaaattttagatattAATTCACAAGTGCAACAGGCACTTCTTAGTGACACCAGCAACCCAGCATATAGAGAAGATATTGAAGCCTCCAAAGAGCACCTAAAACGAAGCCTTGCtctagcagcagcagcagaacatAAATTAGAAACAATGTATAAGTCCCAGTTATTGTCACCAGGACAAACAAGTAATAAAATTGATGATATTGAAACTGTTATTAACATGCTGTGTAATTCTAGATCTAAACTCTATGAATATTTAGATATTAAATATGTTCCAccagagatgagagaagaagctgctacagtattcaatacattaaaaaatatgtgtagATCAAGGAGAGTCACAGCCTTACTAAAAGTTTAttaa